GGTTGCGATCCTGATGAAGGCCGCCCCCATCGGCGCTTTCGGCGCGATGGCCTTCACCATCGGTAAATACGGCATCTCGTCCGTCACCAACCTTGCGATGCTGATCGGCACCTTCTACGTCACGTCTTTCCTGTTCGTGTTCGTGGTCCTCGGCGCTGTCTGCCGTTACAACGGGTTCTCCATCGTTGCGCTCATCCGCTATATCAAGGAAGAACTGCTGCTGGTTCTCGGTACCTCGTCTTCCGAGGCTGCCCTGCCCGGCCTGATGAGCAAGATGGAAAAGGCCGGCTGCAAGCGCTCCGTCGTCGGTCTCGTCATCCCCACCGGTTACTCTTTCAACCTTGACGGCACCAACATCTACATGACGCTGGCAGCCCTCTTCATCGCGCAGGCAACCGGCATTCATCTCTCCTTCGGTGAACAGATCCTGCTGCTTCTGGTCGCCATGCTCTCCTCCAAGGGCGCGGCCGGCATCACCGGTGCGGGCTTCATCACGCTTGCGGCAACGCTCTCCGTCGTGCCTTCCGTTCCGGTTGCCGGTATGGCGCTGATCCTCGGCATCGACCGCTTCATGTCCGAGTGCCGCGCGCTGACCAACTTCGTCGGCAATGCGGTCGCCACCATCGTCGTCGCCCGCTGGGAAGGCGAACTGGATCAGGACCAGCTTGCCCGCGTTCTGAGCGGCAAGGAAGAATTCACCGGCATCGCCGATGTGGATCAGCTCCCGGCTTCTGTGCAGCCGGCAGAGTAATACGACCTCCCAAGGTCCTGCCTGTGCCGGCTCGTCCGGGCAGGCATTGCATGAAGGCCGACGCATCGCCTCGATGCGTCGGCCTTTGTCGTTTGCGCAACGACCTAAAAATGGTTTTATCGGACACACAGTGAGATTGGCCACATCGGCATAAAACCGTTTTGACGAGAGTAGCGCTTATGAGAAACATTTTTCTGGCATGGCAATTCTGGGCCTTGTTATCGGCGGCCTTCGCGGCCCTCACTGCCATTTTCGCCAAAATTGGCATCGAGAATGTCAATTCTGATTTCGCCACGTTTATCCGCACCATGGTCATTCTCGCTGCCGCCGGCTTGATGGTCTACGTCACCGGCAACTGGCAACAGCCTTCCACCATCTCCGGCAAAACCTGGATTTTCCTAGTCCTGTCAGGCCTGGCGACGGGCGCATCCTGGATATGCTATTTCCGGGCGCTGAAAATCGGCGATGCCGCCCGCGTTGCGCCCATAGATAAGCTGAGCGTCGTCTTCGTCGCGGTTTTTGCAGTGCTGTTTCTGGGCGAAAAGCTCTCGCTGCCGAATTGGCTCGGCGTGGTGCTGATCGCCTGCGGCGCGGTTCTTGTCGCGTACCGCGGCTAGTGTCGGCCCTAATGGAGCGACCGACACTACGCTCAAGTATCAGCCCCGGGCCTGCAATGCCTTGTCAAGACCGCGCCTCACCCCGGAAAACAGCTCATCCAGCTGCTCGGCCGTGATGATCAGCGGCGGGCAGAAGCAGATGGATTCGCCAATAGGCCGGGTAATGACGCCTTCGCTTTCGATAGCGGCGGCCAGCGCAAGCGTTGTGTCGCCCGGCTTCATGCCCTCCCACGGCTTCACTTCCAGCGCACCGATAAGGCCTATGCCGCGCGAGGAATGGATGAGCGGATGATCGGCAAGAGCCTTCAGATGATCGAGAAACTTTCCTTCCAGGCGCGCGACATTGCCGACCAGATCGCGCTCCTGAATGATCTTCAGGTTCTCAAGGCCCACTGCAGTCGCAACCGGATGGCCGGAGGCGGTGTAACCGTGGCCGAAAGAGCCGATCCGGTCTGATTCATCGGCGATCGGCTGATAGAAATCATCGTTCATGATGATGGCCGAGAGCGGCATATAGGATGACGAAATCTGCTTTGAGACGACAAGCACGTCGGGTTTGATGTCGTAGGTCTCGCAGGCAAACATCTTGCCGGTACGGCCAAAACCACAGATGACCTCATCAACCACCAGCAGGATGTCATACTTTTTCAGGATCGCCTGCACGCCTTCCCAATATCCTTCGGGCGGCAAGAGAACGCCACCCGCGCCCATGACAGGTTCACCCCAGAAGGCGGCGATGGTCTCGGGACCTTCGCGGAGGATCAGGTCTTCCAGTTCCCCAAGAATACGCGCGGTGAAGTCTGCCTCGCTTTCCCCATCCTTTCCAAAGTGGACATAGGAGGGGCAG
This sequence is a window from Agrobacterium tumefaciens. Protein-coding genes within it:
- a CDS encoding EamA family transporter, with translation MRNIFLAWQFWALLSAAFAALTAIFAKIGIENVNSDFATFIRTMVILAAAGLMVYVTGNWQQPSTISGKTWIFLVLSGLATGASWICYFRALKIGDAARVAPIDKLSVVFVAVFAVLFLGEKLSLPNWLGVVLIACGAVLVAYRG
- a CDS encoding aspartate aminotransferase family protein, which gives rise to MTILPNSVEARDIAYQMHPNVNLRKFEKTGGLVIESGEGVYVTDSSGKRYIEAMAGLWSVALGFGEKRLVDAATKQMQKLPYYHTFSYKTHGPSVDLAELLIKLAPVPMSKVHFTSSGSEANDLVAKMVWYRSNALGKKDKKKIIGRIKGYHGVTIASASITGLPRNHESFDLPLDRMLHTACPSYVHFGKDGESEADFTARILGELEDLILREGPETIAAFWGEPVMGAGGVLLPPEGYWEGVQAILKKYDILLVVDEVICGFGRTGKMFACETYDIKPDVLVVSKQISSSYMPLSAIIMNDDFYQPIADESDRIGSFGHGYTASGHPVATAVGLENLKIIQERDLVGNVARLEGKFLDHLKALADHPLIHSSRGIGLIGALEVKPWEGMKPGDTTLALAAAIESEGVITRPIGESICFCPPLIITAEQLDELFSGVRRGLDKALQARG
- a CDS encoding dicarboxylate/amino acid:cation symporter encodes the protein MIDTTAVAAGHAKLPFYKHLYFQVLVAIIAGIALGHFYPAFGEELKPLGDGFIRLVKMIIAPVIFLTVATGIAGMNDMKKVGRVAGKAMIYFLVFSTLALIVGLIVANTVQPGAGMNIDPATLDAKAVATYADKAHEQTITGFLMNIIPTTIVGAFASGDILQVLFFSVLFGIALGVVGEKGKPVTDFMHALMYPIFKLVAILMKAAPIGAFGAMAFTIGKYGISSVTNLAMLIGTFYVTSFLFVFVVLGAVCRYNGFSIVALIRYIKEELLLVLGTSSSEAALPGLMSKMEKAGCKRSVVGLVIPTGYSFNLDGTNIYMTLAALFIAQATGIHLSFGEQILLLLVAMLSSKGAAGITGAGFITLAATLSVVPSVPVAGMALILGIDRFMSECRALTNFVGNAVATIVVARWEGELDQDQLARVLSGKEEFTGIADVDQLPASVQPAE